The Paenibacillus sophorae genome has a segment encoding these proteins:
- a CDS encoding ABC transporter substrate-binding protein: MRRKKLGLLLSGVMMLGLLAGCGGKSADSPNPSSSAGTAQETGPKETVKLKFFTGKVETVDLMNNLIQKFNLENPGIEVEQEYQKDASNVIKVKFASGDIPDITTVVEQDYIDQGKYLDLSSEPFWPRVLPAIKELSTDVKSGKQYQVATNVTMAGIFYNKKIFQELGLKEALTWNDFKANLQTVKDKKPDVTPIFIAGRESWTLGHLIEFLAHGIIKQDLGVKSSREAFINNESDKLKFDQENGPIDTFAKRLLELQDAGLINKDALTATYDNQKEAFATGKAAMISQGMWVVADLLKISPDFQNDIGFSPYPSIQDGTKPVVLSADDSRYAITAESKHPEEAKKFLEFLLQPENLKTYSEFLKSPPAFTDVTADWGPLKDQANQALSSGVNIAFTDSPSGFSGDDAGRMVQELLAGQYSTSVDFAKAYKDAWDKAWKATHR, encoded by the coding sequence ATGAGAAGAAAGAAACTTGGTTTGCTGCTCAGCGGCGTGATGATGCTCGGCTTACTGGCAGGATGCGGTGGAAAAAGCGCGGATTCACCGAACCCAAGCAGCAGTGCCGGCACGGCCCAGGAAACGGGTCCCAAAGAAACGGTGAAGCTGAAGTTTTTTACCGGAAAAGTGGAGACGGTCGATTTGATGAACAACCTGATCCAGAAATTTAACTTAGAAAATCCGGGAATCGAAGTGGAGCAGGAATATCAGAAGGACGCAAGCAATGTGATTAAAGTAAAATTCGCTTCCGGCGATATTCCCGACATCACCACGGTTGTGGAGCAGGATTATATCGATCAGGGCAAATACCTGGATCTTTCAAGCGAGCCGTTCTGGCCGAGAGTACTGCCGGCGATTAAAGAGCTGTCGACGGACGTAAAGAGCGGCAAACAGTATCAAGTTGCGACAAACGTGACGATGGCCGGTATTTTTTATAACAAAAAAATATTCCAGGAGCTGGGTCTGAAAGAAGCGTTGACCTGGAACGACTTTAAAGCGAATCTGCAAACGGTCAAGGACAAGAAGCCCGATGTGACTCCGATATTTATCGCCGGAAGAGAGTCATGGACGCTTGGACATCTGATTGAATTCCTTGCTCACGGCATCATCAAGCAGGATTTGGGCGTAAAAAGCTCCCGCGAAGCGTTCATCAACAATGAATCCGACAAATTGAAGTTTGATCAGGAGAACGGCCCGATCGATACTTTCGCCAAACGGCTGCTGGAGCTGCAAGACGCGGGCCTGATTAACAAAGACGCTTTGACCGCGACGTACGACAATCAGAAGGAAGCGTTCGCTACAGGCAAAGCCGCGATGATCAGCCAAGGAATGTGGGTGGTTGCGGATCTGCTCAAAATTAGCCCCGACTTCCAGAATGACATCGGGTTCAGCCCGTACCCGTCCATCCAGGACGGAACGAAGCCGGTCGTACTTTCCGCCGACGATTCGAGATATGCCATTACCGCCGAATCCAAGCATCCGGAAGAAGCGAAGAAATTCCTTGAATTCTTACTGCAGCCGGAAAATCTGAAGACCTACAGCGAGTTCCTGAAATCGCCTCCGGCGTTTACCGATGTGACTGCGGACTGGGGACCGCTTAAAGACCAAGCCAATCAGGCCCTGAGCAGCGGCGTCAATATCGCTTTCACGGATTCCCCCTCGGGCTTCTCCGGTGACGATGCCGGCAGAATGGTGCAGGAGCTGCTGGCAGGCCAGTATTCCACTTCTGTTGATTTTGCCAAAGCCTACAAAGACGCCTGGGACAAAGCTTGGAAAGCGACGCACAGATAA
- a CDS encoding carbohydrate ABC transporter permease — MNLLRKLWNNLHLFMALPAILLFGLFFIYPLAQGIGISLTDSNGMSAPRFVGLQNFIDFFHDARAKKDVYNTLFFAVGSAPLLNIFGFLYALILDRPFKGKGFVRAVVYLPAVISPLIMGYVWYFILQPDRGFLYHLLESLHLGTGGSDWLGNAHSALIVLVFINVWQFVGMTMIIYLAGLQSIPKELYEAGEIDGAGYIKSLWYITIPMVVQSIKINVVTNIIGSLSVFEVIMALTDGGPGYSTESLSIYILRMLYGSFTGYSTAVAMVLFAMIIIPVFIFMRYINKKEFEM, encoded by the coding sequence ATGAATCTACTGCGTAAGTTATGGAATAACCTGCATCTTTTTATGGCATTGCCGGCCATCCTGTTGTTCGGACTGTTCTTTATTTATCCGCTCGCGCAGGGAATCGGGATCAGCCTGACGGATTCTAACGGCATGTCGGCTCCGCGTTTTGTCGGACTACAGAACTTTATCGACTTTTTCCATGACGCCCGGGCGAAGAAAGATGTGTACAATACGCTCTTCTTTGCGGTTGGAAGCGCTCCCTTGCTTAATATATTCGGCTTCTTGTATGCGCTGATTCTGGATCGCCCGTTTAAGGGAAAAGGGTTTGTGCGTGCGGTCGTCTATTTGCCGGCGGTCATCAGCCCGCTGATTATGGGGTATGTCTGGTATTTTATCCTGCAGCCTGACCGTGGCTTTCTCTATCATTTGCTGGAAAGTCTGCATCTGGGCACCGGCGGAAGCGACTGGCTGGGCAATGCGCATTCCGCGCTTATCGTGCTGGTGTTCATCAATGTCTGGCAGTTCGTGGGGATGACGATGATTATCTATCTGGCGGGTCTTCAGTCCATTCCGAAAGAGCTGTACGAGGCGGGTGAGATCGACGGCGCCGGGTATATAAAATCACTTTGGTACATTACGATTCCGATGGTCGTTCAGTCGATCAAAATCAATGTCGTCACCAATATTATCGGGTCCCTGTCCGTCTTCGAAGTTATCATGGCGCTGACGGACGGAGGGCCGGGCTACAGTACGGAATCGCTGAGCATCTATATTCTTCGCATGCTGTACGGTAGCTTTACCGGCTATTCGACCGCTGTAGCGATGGTTCTGTTCGCCATGATTATTATTCCCGTCTTCATCTTTATGAGATATATCAATAAGAAAGAGTTTGAAATGTGA
- a CDS encoding carbohydrate ABC transporter permease, producing MKNTRTLGKYALVAGMSLLSLIPFYILLYLALNKPSRTLFNGLSLLPDFNFSNFSEAWESSRMGLATLNSLIITIGGAVLIILAASSAGYAIARYSNKFHQSVFNLLLICMMIPAIIITVPLYTLMKSIGGINTHWAMILLMASNGIPFSVFLYTGFIKVLPKEIEESAIIDGCTPFTAFWRVTFHFLRPVTAAVVILQGLAIWNNYGQAVFFLQGQDMRTIPLAVSMFFQQYGAQWNLMAAAAVIGLAPAVVAFLVFQKYFVKGITAGAVKG from the coding sequence ATGAAAAATACTCGAACACTTGGTAAATACGCCTTGGTAGCGGGCATGTCGCTGCTGTCCTTGATCCCTTTTTACATCCTGCTGTACTTGGCGCTGAACAAGCCCTCCCGCACGTTGTTTAACGGCCTGTCGCTGCTGCCCGATTTCAATTTTTCCAACTTCTCGGAAGCGTGGGAATCGTCCAGGATGGGACTCGCTACGCTGAACTCCCTGATTATAACCATAGGCGGCGCCGTCCTGATTATTCTTGCGGCAAGCTCCGCGGGCTACGCCATCGCAAGGTACAGCAACAAATTTCATCAATCGGTCTTCAATCTGCTGCTGATCTGCATGATGATTCCGGCGATCATTATTACCGTGCCTCTTTACACGCTTATGAAATCGATTGGCGGCATCAATACGCATTGGGCCATGATTTTGCTTATGGCGTCGAACGGCATTCCTTTTTCCGTGTTCCTGTATACCGGCTTCATTAAAGTGCTTCCCAAGGAAATTGAGGAGTCCGCCATCATTGATGGATGCACGCCGTTTACAGCCTTTTGGAGAGTCACGTTTCATTTTCTGCGTCCGGTAACGGCGGCCGTTGTCATTTTGCAGGGGCTGGCGATTTGGAATAATTACGGCCAAGCCGTATTTTTCCTGCAAGGCCAAGACATGAGGACGATCCCGCTTGCCGTGTCCATGTTCTTTCAGCAGTACGGCGCGCAGTGGAATCTGATGGCGGCGGCCGCCGTGATCGGGCTTGCTCCCGCTGTCGTTGCTTTCTTGGTCTTCCAAAAATATTTCGTCAAAGGAATAACCGCCGGAGCGGTGAAAGGATGA